ACTAGCAGCGCGAAACAAATAGGGCTCGAACGGGTTGCGCGACTACAGCGGGGCTTCGCGCAGTTTGTGAAACTTGAGGTTGCCGGCAGCGTTGTCTTGCTTTGCACGACGGTCCTGGCACTCGGGCTAGCGAACTCTCCTCTCGCTGAGTGGTACCACAGCCTATGGGAGATTGAGATCGGCATCTCGGTTGGCGGATGGCACTTCGCCGAGACGCTCCTGCACTGGATCGACGACGGCCTGATGGCGCTGTTCTTCTTCGTCGTAGGCCTCGAGATCAAGCGCGAAGTGCTTGTTGGGGAGCTCTCCTCGGCACGCAAAGCGGCGCTTCCGATCCTGGCGGCTTGCGGTGGGATGATTGTGCCGGCGCTGATTTACATCATGGTCAACCGGGGAGGGGATGGAGCGAGCGGTTGGGGCGTTCCGATGGCGACCGATATCGCATTCGCCCTGGGTGTGCTCGCCCTACTTGGCAGTCGGATTCCCACGGCACTCAAGGTCTTCCTCACCGCCCTAGCCATCGCCGATGACATCGGCGCGATACTCGTGATCGCGCTCTTCTACACCGAGGGAATCGCGCTTGGCTGGCTCGGGATCGGGCTGGCACTTCTGCTCGTTCTTGTGATGCTGAACTTGCTCGGTGTCGATGGTCCACTACCGTACTTCCTCGTTGCCTGTGTCGTCTGGTTCGCCTTCCTGCACAGCGGCGTCCACGCCACGGTCGCCGGCGTACTCGTGGCATTCACAATCCCTGCCAAGGCCCGCACAGAGCCTGTCGCCTTCATAGAGTGGGCGCGCGGCAAACTAGATGAGATCGAACTGCAGGATGTGCCCGGTTCGCACGTGCTCGACGATCCGGTGCAGCAGCACCGCTCATTCGAGATCAGGGAGGCGGCGCGCTACACCGCGGCCCCCCTTCAGCGGCTTGAGCACACGCTTCTGCCGCTCACAAGCTTCATAGTCCTGCCCTTGTTCGCCCTGGCCAACGCCGGCGTCACGCTCGTCGACTACGATGTCGGAGCGCTGCTCCTCGAGCCTGTGACTGTAGGCGTCTTCCTAGGGCTGCTGGTCGGCAAGACCCTGGGCATCACGGCCTTCACCTGGCTTGCTGTGCGCTTCCGCCTCGCCGATCTACCCGCCCAGGTTGGCTGGGCGCACATCGTTGGTGCCGGCATGCTCGGCGGCATCGGGTTCACCATGTCGCTGTTCGTGTCGAATCTCGCCTTCCGGGGCGAACTCCTACGGGCGGAGGCGAAGCTCGGCATCCTGCTGACGTCGGTCATCGCGGGTGTGCTCGGCTACCTCGTCTTGCGGTATGCCGTTCCGCAGCCTGCCGAGGACACGTTCGCGGCGTGAGCCGCGCTACTCGACGGTTCCAAGCGTCCGTCCCCAACCGTGCCCCATGATGGCCGAGTTGAGCTGGTTGCACAGGCGGTGCCGCGTGTACCGTCCGGGCGGCAGCAGGTTCACGATGCCAAGGACGTCAGCGGGAAAGTCCAGGAACTCCGCAGCGATGACGACGTCCAGCCGCGAGACGACCGTGGCCTGCCGGAAGAGCGTGTCGATCATGCGTTGGAATGCCGCACGGTTCTCGGCGAGGTCGGTCAAGCGGGCTCCTCGGTCGCTTGGCAGACCAGTGTAGCGCGTCGGCTCGCGGGCGTGGGCTTGATTGCGCGAACGTGTGGGGCCACGATGTGACATGCACGCTGGCGTCGGGCCCTCACGAGGTGCCGGGCAAATCGAGGAGATGACTTGGGGAGATTCGGACGTTCGCGCAGGGTAGCACGGTGTGTCGCAGCGATAGCGGGATGCGCGCTCGCCGCAACCGCGCTAGCCGCATGTTCGCGCGGCGGCACGGAACTGCAACTCAATGACGCTTTGCGCAGCCGCATAGCCTCGGACTATCCAGGGTTCGTCTACGTTGATTCCGAAGGGTCGTCGGTCCCGGCAACGGATGGGAACACCGAGGAAGACATGCAGGTCCGCTTCGAACGGATCGGCATCCCGTTCGTCATGAGCGTCCAATACAGGCGTGCCTTCTCCACGGGGGACGCGCCGGGCGACTGGGAGAACATGGACACCTTCTGGCGCGCTCACGAGGCCGCCGTGACCGACGCCCTCATAGACTCATTCCTCGAGCGGCACGAGGGCGAGCACGTTTGGGTCGACAACGTCGAGAGGGACGCCTCGAACCCGGAGCGCTTCAACGTCTGGTACGTGACCGACTACAAATGGGGGCCGCTGTCGTGGTCACGCGGCCAGGGAGAGAGTTTCGCGCTCGATGAGGCGACCGGGAAGTGGAGCTACCCGTAGGTGGCGCTTCCGGCCAGCTCGCATCGCAGTGTCGCTCCCTCCGGTACGCCTGGACACCGACACTAGGGAGACAGCATGAGAGGCATGATCTTCACGGCCGATGCCGCCCGCAATGACGGCAACAAGGTCTCTTGCCTTGGCGGGTTCTGGACAGTGACTCAGGCAGGACCGGTTGTGGCCGACGTGGCCTTCGTTATTCGCGTTGAGGACGAGAGCGAGATGGGTGTCGAGCATCGCGTCAGGATCACATTGCAGGGCCTTGCCGAGCGTGACGAGACCATAGTCGGTGTCGATGCCGGATTCAAGGTCGACCGGGACTCTGCAGACACAAGGGCGCCGGTCGTGATATCGCGAGCCATCTCGATCGGTCGGCGGGAGCTGGTCGAGGGTAGCTACGCCTGGGTTCTCGAGGTCGACGGGCACAAGCTCGACGAGTGGCCCTTCATCGTGACCCCCCGCATCGCGCCCGAGGCTACCCCAGCCACTCCCTGACGGCGCTCTCGACGCCCTCGCACCCGGCGTCTACCACGCCGGTGAACCGCTCCGACGCTGCGTCGAGCTCTGCCAGTGCGCGCGGCACGCATGCGCTCTCGCCCGCGAGCTCCTGCACCGTCGCCAGCAGCTGCACGCCGCTCATGCCGTCGTATTCCGCCGGCAGAGACTCCGCATACTCGATTCCTCGCAGCGCGCGCAACACGTCGGCGCCAAACTTCGCCCAGTGAGCTGTCGACACGACCAGAACGGGCGCATCACTGCGCAGCCGCTCGGCGACCTCCCATGCGACGGCGGTGTGCGGATCCATCAGGTACCCGGTCTCATCGAATACGCGACGCGACGTCGTGAGCGACTCGTCATTCGTCACGAAGTCGCCGAGGAACAGCTCGCGCATCGCCGCGAAGGTGGCGCGATCGACCTGGAAGCGCTTCTCCTCGGCGAGCTGGGTCATCCACTCGCGAACCCGTTCGGGTCCGGCAAGGTGGTAGAGCTGCCGCTCGAGATTGCTTGAGATCAGGATGTCCATCGACGGCGACGGCGTGGTGACCAAGTCGCGCTCGGAGATGTCGTAGACGCCGGTGGCGATGAAGTCGGTGAGCACGTTGTTCTCGTTGCTTGCGCACAGCAAGCGGCGGATCGGCACGCCGATCTCGCGCGCGTAGTACGCACCGAGGATGTTGCCGAAGTTGCCCGTCGGCACGCACACGTCCATCGG
This sequence is a window from Actinomycetota bacterium. Protein-coding genes within it:
- the nhaA gene encoding Na+/H+ antiporter NhaA translates to MTSSAKQIGLERVARLQRGFAQFVKLEVAGSVVLLCTTVLALGLANSPLAEWYHSLWEIEIGISVGGWHFAETLLHWIDDGLMALFFFVVGLEIKREVLVGELSSARKAALPILAACGGMIVPALIYIMVNRGGDGASGWGVPMATDIAFALGVLALLGSRIPTALKVFLTALAIADDIGAILVIALFYTEGIALGWLGIGLALLLVLVMLNLLGVDGPLPYFLVACVVWFAFLHSGVHATVAGVLVAFTIPAKARTEPVAFIEWARGKLDEIELQDVPGSHVLDDPVQQHRSFEIREAARYTAAPLQRLEHTLLPLTSFIVLPLFALANAGVTLVDYDVGALLLEPVTVGVFLGLLVGKTLGITAFTWLAVRFRLADLPAQVGWAHIVGAGMLGGIGFTMSLFVSNLAFRGELLRAEAKLGILLTSVIAGVLGYLVLRYAVPQPAEDTFAA